One region of Qipengyuania gaetbuli genomic DNA includes:
- a CDS encoding DUF2569 domain-containing protein, translated as MIRRPANAGGKLTVSPFPVLAAWFARWKDDLHLRSVALTTWIENHLGLLAFAWLALMASLLTYKVSRLMVPVHGAFDMVQLVLPYIFIALAPIAGFMIGRAAFLHNRDQPEYRLALFGNWRELDRSEAQAHPSFGPTGFLTSLVVGMVFGVAIRTGEFLVIMPALNQNAPEWAFSLFIAMSLEVAAMNFFYMVCFVMALRTVPLFPRMLGYVWILDLLSKLMLARIAGGLELPASIGEPLSRLLTTNVHTVLISVAIWLPYLILSERVNVTFRHRVSSEVSKA; from the coding sequence ATGATTCGCAGGCCAGCGAATGCCGGGGGGAAATTAACGGTTTCGCCGTTTCCCGTTCTGGCCGCCTGGTTCGCGCGCTGGAAGGATGATCTCCACCTGCGCAGCGTTGCGCTGACCACCTGGATCGAAAACCACCTTGGGTTGCTCGCCTTCGCCTGGCTGGCGCTGATGGCAAGTCTGCTCACCTATAAGGTAAGCCGCCTGATGGTGCCGGTGCATGGTGCCTTCGACATGGTGCAGCTGGTGCTACCCTATATCTTCATCGCGCTGGCACCTATCGCAGGCTTCATGATCGGTCGTGCTGCATTCCTGCATAATCGGGACCAACCGGAATATCGTCTCGCTTTGTTCGGAAATTGGCGGGAGCTCGATCGTAGCGAAGCACAAGCGCATCCCAGCTTCGGGCCGACGGGATTTCTCACCTCATTGGTGGTTGGCATGGTCTTTGGGGTAGCCATAAGGACAGGCGAATTCCTGGTGATCATGCCCGCCTTGAATCAGAACGCGCCGGAGTGGGCTTTCTCGCTATTTATTGCGATGAGCTTGGAAGTCGCTGCCATGAATTTTTTTTACATGGTGTGTTTTGTAATGGCCTTACGTACGGTTCCGCTGTTTCCGCGTATGTTGGGGTACGTGTGGATACTGGACCTTTTGAGCAAGCTCATGCTCGCTCGGATTGCAGGGGGGCTAGAGCTGCCGGCGTCCATCGGTGAACCCTTGTCTCGCCTCCTGACCACCAATGTGCACACCGTCCTCATTAGCGTGGCCATCTGGCTGCCCTACCTGATTCTCTCGGAACGTGTGAACGTTACCTTCCGTCACCGGGTGTCGTCAGAAGTCTCTAAAGCCTGA
- the cpaB gene encoding Flp pilus assembly protein CpaB, whose amino-acid sequence MQGRNLLIAGIAVFLGLVAVYLANAYFSGMEEQQEEIAEQQQLARIVVASQPLAFGQQLTDTNVRLVNWPSDSVPQGAYTSLEQAMMGGRVALRPIVPGEPVLASKVSGDNGRATLASNLPEDMRAVSIPINDVSGVGGFVRPGDVVDVILTRQIPGEGAQPTDKMTTVALENVLVLGIDQVADENNTEPIVSKTATLQTDIYGAQKLALAREIGVLSLALRNVENQEVGATETVVANDLGGAGRYVYRRMGGAAPAVAGPSYSPAPRGASSAPQQASAPARPRGPTMSVVRGTEAETYSVEALRGY is encoded by the coding sequence ATGCAGGGCAGGAATCTGCTGATCGCCGGCATTGCCGTGTTTCTCGGCCTAGTCGCCGTCTATCTCGCGAATGCTTATTTTTCCGGCATGGAAGAACAACAAGAGGAGATTGCTGAGCAGCAGCAACTTGCCCGCATTGTCGTCGCTTCCCAGCCCCTCGCCTTTGGCCAGCAGCTGACAGACACGAATGTGCGATTGGTCAACTGGCCCAGCGATTCGGTGCCCCAAGGCGCCTATACGTCTCTTGAGCAGGCGATGATGGGTGGCCGAGTGGCGCTGCGCCCGATCGTACCCGGCGAACCGGTCCTTGCCTCCAAGGTCAGTGGCGACAATGGTCGCGCAACCCTGGCATCCAACCTTCCAGAAGACATGCGCGCCGTGTCGATCCCGATCAACGACGTATCCGGCGTGGGCGGTTTCGTCCGTCCGGGCGACGTGGTCGACGTGATCCTGACCCGCCAGATCCCCGGTGAAGGTGCGCAGCCGACCGACAAGATGACCACCGTTGCGCTCGAGAACGTCCTCGTCCTCGGCATCGACCAGGTGGCCGACGAGAACAACACCGAACCGATCGTGAGCAAGACCGCCACGCTGCAGACCGACATTTACGGCGCGCAGAAACTGGCGCTCGCCCGCGAGATCGGCGTGCTCAGCCTGGCGCTGCGCAATGTCGAGAACCAGGAAGTTGGCGCTACGGAAACCGTAGTTGCTAACGATCTGGGAGGCGCCGGACGCTATGTGTACCGCCGCATGGGGGGCGCTGCCCCGGCAGTGGCGGGTCCTTCCTATTCGCCGGCCCCGCGCGGAGCTAGTTCTGCTCCGCAACAGGCCAGTGCCCCGGCACGCCCGCGCGGTCCGACCATGAGCGTCGTGCGCGGCACCGAAGCAGAAACCTATTCCGTGGAGGCTCTCCGTGGTTACTAA
- a CDS encoding Flp family type IVb pilin — protein MFKNFLRNESGASAAEYALILAIVGLGIVGATVFLGGEIAGAINTAGTTIQNNGV, from the coding sequence ATGTTCAAGAACTTTCTTCGCAATGAATCGGGCGCTTCGGCTGCCGAATACGCTCTGATCCTCGCCATCGTCGGCCTCGGCATCGTTGGTGCAACCGTGTTCCTCGGCGGCGAAATCGCTGGCGCGATCAACACCGCCGGCACCACGATTCAGAATAACGGCGTTTAA